In one Choloepus didactylus isolate mChoDid1 chromosome 1, mChoDid1.pri, whole genome shotgun sequence genomic region, the following are encoded:
- the LOC119536242 gene encoding OX-2 membrane glycoprotein-like, with protein sequence MKNLSMGFLLHPILLLLMLPFWIQGSDFSQKIKHKKNETAILGENVTIYCNLTAPADVVQITWQKIQGSLPQNIGTYSRKYGEKILPPYLDRLHCETIEPNSSLITIREVTFEDEACYKCLFNVFPHGSYGGQICLKILTISELRTELQSNLDSEGFLTFIYSAMGKPAPQISLFPSQVLVNPPEEYLAQNPNGTVTVTKLHNISLETVRSLGLQHLIVHLDHPLRSEEKIVPLSVKQECISSSSYIRLSIVAVLMTSPYVALITFLCIAQQKKKLIGDSSPPPFE encoded by the exons atttttcacaAAAGATAAAGCACAAAAAGAATGAGACAGCTATATTGGGAGAAAATGTGACAATTTACTGTAATTTGACAGCTCCAGCAGATGTGGTGCAAATTACTTGGCAAAAGATCCAAGGCTCTTTGCCACAAAATATTGGCACTTACAGCAGGAAATATGGGGAAAAGATTCTGCCACCATACCTAGATCGGCTGCACTGTGAGACCATCGAACCCAATTCCTCACTCATAACTATCCGTGAAGTGACCTTTGAAGATGAAGCCTGCTACAAGTGTCTGTTTAATGTGTTTCCACATGGCAGCTACGGAGGACAAATCTGCCTTAAGATTctaa CCATATCTGAATTAAGAACTGAACTCCAGTCCAATCTTGACTCTGAAGgatttcttacatttatttactCAGCTATGGGAAAACCTGCTCCTCAAATATCTCTTTTCCCCTCACAAGTCCTGGTCAATCCTCCAGAGGAATACCTTGCTCAGAACCCAAATGGCACTGTAACTGTCACTAAGCTGCATAACATCTCTTTGGAGACTGTGAGATCCCTGGGGCTCCAACACCTGATTGTGCACTTGGATCATCCTCTAAGGAGTGAAGAGAAGATTGTTCCTCTGTCCGTAAAACAAGAAT gtatttccaGTTCTTCATATATCCGGCTATCTATAGTTGCTGTATTAATGACTTCTCCATATGTTGCACTTATCACCTTTCTCTGTATTGctcagcaaaagaaaaa GCTGATTGGAGACTCTTCCCCACCACCATTTGAATGA